A genome region from Desulfobaccales bacterium includes the following:
- the folE2 gene encoding GTP cyclohydrolase FolE2, producing the protein MPTPKVPTVILPLAEIADVQNHVSPHTIDIDKVGVKNISYPIMVLDKFNGTQNTVARINMYVNLPHRHKGTHMSRFIEILSEHRRDVSLKKIGPILEETRRRLHAQSAHIEMSFPYFIDKEAPVTKARGLMEYICNFKGSLDEDGVLDLVVGITVPITTLCPCSKEISQAGAHNQRGEVRVQVRYKKFFWIEDLIRLVEESASCEVYALLKRQDEKFVTEKAYSNPMFVEDVVREIAHHLSHDDNFSWYAVESENFESIHNHSAYAYIESQPPEA; encoded by the coding sequence ATGCCGACGCCTAAAGTCCCCACAGTCATCCTGCCCTTAGCCGAAATCGCCGACGTCCAGAATCATGTCAGCCCCCACACCATCGACATCGACAAGGTGGGGGTCAAGAACATCTCATACCCCATCATGGTGCTGGACAAGTTCAACGGCACCCAGAACACGGTGGCCCGCATCAACATGTACGTCAACCTGCCCCACCGGCACAAGGGCACCCACATGAGCCGGTTCATCGAGATCTTGAGCGAACACCGCCGGGACGTCAGCCTCAAGAAGATCGGCCCCATCCTGGAGGAGACCCGGCGGCGCCTCCACGCCCAATCGGCCCACATCGAGATGAGTTTTCCCTATTTCATCGACAAGGAGGCGCCGGTCACCAAGGCCAGGGGGTTGATGGAATATATCTGCAACTTCAAGGGTTCTTTGGATGAGGACGGCGTCCTGGACCTGGTGGTGGGCATCACCGTGCCCATTACTACGCTTTGTCCCTGCTCCAAGGAGATCAGCCAGGCGGGGGCGCATAATCAGCGGGGCGAGGTGCGGGTCCAGGTGCGCTATAAGAAGTTCTTCTGGATTGAAGACCTGATTCGACTGGTGGAGGAATCGGCCTCCTGCGAGGTCTATGCGCTGTTGAAACGCCAGGACGAGAAATTTGTCACCGAAAAAGCCTACAGCAATCCCATGTTTGTCGAGGATGTGGTCCGGGAGATCGCGCATCACCTGAGCCATGATGACAACTTCTCCTGGTACGCGGTGGAGTCGGAAAACTTTGAATCCATCCACAACCATTCCGCCTACGCCTACATCGAGTCCCAACCACCTGAGGCTTGA
- the hisD gene encoding histidinol dehydrogenase: MADLQVESLTDLAPARRQAILFRSQVDVSAVLEVVSPILAALRKNGDAESLRQHGQFKAGISSADLEATPKEIEAAYRSLDPKVLTALKTAAANIEKFHQAQKEREMWALEVKPGILAGRLTRPLARVGCYIPGGLASYPSSALMNIIPAKVAGVAEIVAATPPGPEMAVNPATLVAAHLAGASRLFKIGGPWAIGSLAYGTELVPRVDKIVGPGNKYVTAAKLLVFGQVDIDSPAGPSEALILADETAEARFVALDFLSQVEHDPEAAAVLVTTSERLASQVVEIITQELPHLPRREIIEAALSKYSAVLVAPSLEAALEFANLYAPEHLQVVTRDPFVLLPRIQHAGSIFLGPYAPVPVGDYASGTNHVLPTGGCARMFSGLSVDDFIKKPTFQHFTREALEGLKDTVITLAEHEGLFLHARAVAERFRNA, from the coding sequence GTGGCAGATTTGCAGGTAGAATCACTCACCGATCTTGCTCCGGCGCGGCGGCAAGCCATCCTGTTCCGCTCCCAGGTGGATGTGAGCGCGGTGCTGGAAGTCGTATCGCCTATTCTCGCGGCCTTGCGCAAAAACGGCGACGCCGAATCCTTGCGGCAGCACGGGCAGTTTAAGGCCGGCATCTCTTCCGCTGACTTAGAGGCCACGCCTAAGGAAATCGAAGCCGCGTATCGGAGCCTGGATCCTAAAGTCCTGACGGCGCTCAAGACCGCGGCCGCCAATATTGAAAAATTTCATCAGGCCCAGAAAGAACGGGAGATGTGGGCCCTGGAGGTCAAGCCCGGCATCCTGGCAGGAAGGCTGACCCGGCCTCTGGCCCGGGTGGGCTGTTATATCCCCGGAGGCCTGGCCTCGTACCCATCGAGTGCCTTGATGAACATTATTCCCGCTAAAGTGGCAGGCGTGGCCGAAATCGTGGCCGCCACCCCGCCCGGCCCGGAGATGGCGGTGAACCCCGCCACCCTGGTGGCCGCGCACCTGGCGGGGGCAAGCCGCCTCTTTAAGATCGGCGGCCCCTGGGCCATCGGCTCTTTGGCTTACGGGACTGAACTGGTTCCCCGGGTGGACAAGATCGTGGGACCGGGTAATAAGTACGTCACCGCGGCCAAGCTCTTGGTCTTCGGACAGGTGGACATCGATTCCCCCGCTGGCCCCAGCGAAGCCCTGATTCTGGCGGATGAAACCGCTGAGGCGCGGTTTGTGGCGCTGGATTTCCTCTCCCAGGTGGAGCACGACCCTGAGGCCGCAGCGGTGTTGGTGACGACCTCTGAACGTCTCGCCAGTCAAGTTGTGGAGATCATTACGCAGGAATTGCCCCACCTGCCCCGTCGGGAGATCATCGAGGCTGCCCTGTCCAAGTACTCCGCGGTGCTGGTGGCTCCCTCCCTGGAGGCGGCGTTGGAGTTTGCCAACCTCTATGCCCCGGAACATCTTCAGGTCGTCACCCGGGACCCCTTTGTCCTGTTGCCCCGCATTCAACACGCCGGCTCTATCTTCCTGGGGCCGTATGCCCCGGTGCCGGTGGGCGACTACGCCTCTGGGACGAATCACGTGCTGCCCACGGGGGGTTGCGCCCGGATGTTCTCCGGTTTGAGTGTGGACGACTTTATCAAGAAACCCACCTTTCAGCACTTCACCCGGGAGGCGCTGGAGGGACTCAAAGATACGGTCATTACTTTAGCCGAGCACGAGGGGCTTTTTCTGCACGCCCGGGCCGTAGCCGAAAGGTTTCGTAATGCGTAG
- a CDS encoding YkgJ family cysteine cluster protein, giving the protein MGQDRPDLVSVYREIDQAGLSLQSRFTFHCHDGLACFNRCCRTPTIILSPYDILRLREFLGITSGEFLERFTRRETEDMSNLPLVFLDPFRPAGEGCPFLEDTGCRVYSHRPTACRLFPITMGSQITEQGVVDYYFCRKLDYCQGFDTDVEWTVEAWQANQGFKEYDQGRRIWLELMLKQGLRGPVDARVQELFATMAYDLDKVRQLLSEPAFRQASDVDATVWESLNTGASDTALLDFSYRYLQSVLFRDIKRG; this is encoded by the coding sequence ATGGGACAAGATAGACCTGATCTGGTCTCGGTCTATAGAGAGATCGACCAAGCCGGCCTATCTTTACAAAGCCGGTTCACCTTCCACTGCCATGACGGACTGGCCTGCTTCAACCGGTGTTGCCGCACCCCCACCATTATCCTGAGTCCTTATGATATCTTACGCCTAAGGGAGTTTCTGGGTATCACTTCCGGCGAATTTCTTGAGCGTTTTACCCGGCGGGAAACCGAGGATATGTCGAACCTGCCCCTGGTCTTTCTGGACCCGTTCAGGCCGGCCGGCGAGGGTTGTCCTTTCCTGGAGGACACGGGTTGCCGGGTTTATAGCCATCGCCCGACGGCCTGCCGCCTCTTTCCCATCACCATGGGCAGCCAGATCACGGAACAGGGCGTGGTGGACTATTATTTTTGCCGGAAGCTGGATTATTGTCAGGGGTTCGATACGGACGTCGAATGGACGGTGGAAGCATGGCAGGCCAACCAGGGATTTAAAGAGTATGATCAGGGCCGCCGCATTTGGCTTGAACTCATGCTGAAACAAGGCCTGCGGGGACCGGTGGACGCCCGGGTGCAGGAGCTTTTTGCCACCATGGCCTATGACCTCGACAAAGTTCGCCAATTGCTTAGTGAGCCGGCTTTTCGTCAAGCAAGCGATGTGGATGCAACGGTATGGGAATCTCTTAATACAGGTGCGAGCGATACGGCCTTGCTCGATTTCAGTTACCGTTATCTTCAGTCAGTCCTGTTCAGGGATATTAAGCGCGGCTAA
- a CDS encoding carbonic anhydrase: protein MKKTALLLCLVLSLAVLAGPVAASSAGPGISTDEAARILKEGNGRYVDGKPRHPHQDRERRALTAGQGQHPLATVLTCSDSRVPPEIIFDQGIGDIFVVRVAGNVAATDEIGSIEYAVDHLATPLVMVLGHTQCGAVTAVVDDDKLPPNIAALVEPIRPAVAKAREDHPEAAKDVLLNAAIKDNVWQAITDMLGASPIIRDKVKGGQVRVVGAIYEIDSGQVLWLGPHPEQDKLLGAKKGAAGKTGRKGKKAKRSEE, encoded by the coding sequence ATGAAGAAAACTGCTCTGCTTTTATGTCTTGTGCTCTCCCTGGCAGTTCTGGCAGGTCCCGTCGCGGCATCCAGCGCCGGCCCGGGGATTTCAACGGATGAGGCCGCCAGGATTCTCAAAGAAGGCAATGGGCGTTACGTTGACGGCAAACCCCGGCACCCCCACCAGGACCGGGAGCGCCGCGCCTTGACTGCCGGCCAGGGGCAGCATCCGCTGGCCACGGTCCTTACCTGCTCCGATTCCCGGGTCCCGCCGGAAATCATCTTCGATCAGGGCATCGGCGATATCTTCGTGGTCCGGGTGGCGGGCAATGTCGCGGCCACCGATGAGATCGGCTCCATCGAATACGCCGTGGACCATCTGGCCACACCCTTGGTAATGGTGCTGGGGCATACCCAGTGCGGTGCGGTCACTGCGGTAGTAGATGATGACAAACTGCCCCCCAATATCGCAGCCCTGGTAGAGCCCATTCGACCCGCGGTGGCCAAAGCCCGGGAGGACCACCCCGAGGCCGCCAAGGACGTGCTCCTCAACGCCGCCATCAAAGACAATGTCTGGCAGGCCATCACCGATATGTTGGGGGCCAGTCCCATTATCCGGGACAAGGTCAAGGGCGGCCAGGTCAGGGTGGTGGGGGCCATCTACGAGATCGACTCCGGCCAGGTCCTGTGGCTGGGGCCGCATCCGGAACAGGATAAACTGCTAGGGGCCAAAAAGGGCGCAGCCGGCAAGACCGGCAGAAAAGGGAAAAAAGCCAAAAGATCCGAAGAATAA